Proteins found in one Streptococcus iniae genomic segment:
- a CDS encoding ECF transporter S component yields MTTKQLTRIAIFSALALVLRLSFSHLPNIQPVTALFLVFAVFFGFYESVLVMSLTMLISSFVLGFGPWVFWQLATFMLIIFLWTFLIYPLSQKVTNYQMPFISVLAGLCAVLYGIFIDSCFAYLYSMPWWSYVLAGAPFNLAHGLSTLLFYPIIFAIFRRLSHEKIF; encoded by the coding sequence ATGACAACCAAACAATTAACAAGAATTGCTATATTTTCAGCTCTAGCTTTAGTCTTACGTCTAAGCTTTAGCCACTTACCTAATATTCAACCCGTTACGGCCCTATTTCTCGTTTTTGCAGTATTTTTTGGCTTTTATGAGTCGGTACTTGTGATGTCCCTGACAATGCTTATCAGCTCCTTTGTTCTTGGATTTGGTCCCTGGGTATTTTGGCAATTAGCGACTTTCATGCTTATTATTTTTCTTTGGACCTTTCTTATCTATCCGCTTAGCCAAAAAGTGACGAACTATCAGATGCCTTTTATTTCTGTTTTAGCAGGTCTTTGTGCGGTTTTATATGGCATTTTTATTGATAGTTGTTTTGCTTATCTTTATAGTATGCCTTGGTGGTCTTATGTTTTAGCTGGTGCTCCGTTTAATTTGGCCCATGGCTTATCAACCTTATTGTTTTACCCCATTATATTTGCTATTTTTAGGAGATTATCACATGAAAAGATTTTTTAA
- the ppc gene encoding phosphoenolpyruvate carboxylase, with translation MTVNKLESRNNTEIIAEEVAILKEMLEESTRQMIGDEAFYNIQKILVLSENQDYTALESYISELTNDEMVIISRYFSLLPLLINISEDVDLAYEINLQNNTNVSYLGKLASTIEEVSKKEDAQSILENVNVVPVLTAHPTQVQRKTVLELTNKIHDLLRKYRDVKTGIANRDKWLQELRRYVDIIMQTDIIREKKLKVKNEITNVMEYYNASLIDAVTKLTSEYKALAQAKGLDLQNPKPITMGMWIGGDRDGNPFVTAETLRLSAKIQSEVIITYYIEKLSHLYRSFSLSNTLTKVSAEVEQLAKLSQDQSIYRENEPYRKAFHYIQSRMVETLNALAPNSNKKRENTGLQVPAYQKAEEFKADLVTICDSLQANGDGFLIKGDLQNLIQALDVFGFYLASIDLRQDSSIQEACVAELLKAANIVDDYSSLSETKKCQILLKELMDDPRTLSSTTVPKSELLEKELAIYHAACEMKDLLGEEVIKQHIISHTESVSDMFELAIMLKEAGLVDKDKARVQIVPLFETIEDLENSTAIMTEFLSYDIVKKWIASKDNYQEIMLGYSDSNKDGGYLASGWTLYKAQNELTEIGQKNAIKITFFHGRGGTVGRGGGPSYDAITSQPFGSIKDRIRLTEQGEIIENKYGNKDVAYYNLEMLISASINRMVSRMLTNPDEIAGFRGIMDEIVEDSNLIYRSLVFENPHFYDYFFEASPIKEVSSLNIGSRPAARKTITEISGLRAIPWVFSWSQNRIMLPGWYGVGSAFKHFIDKEEGNLAKLQHMYKTWPFFHSLLSNVDMVLSKSNMNIAFQYAQLAENEEVRAVFHPILDEWQLTKDIILAIEEHQELLEDNPSLKHSLDFRLPYFNVLNYIQIELIKRLRHNELDEDYEKLIHITINGIATGLRNSG, from the coding sequence GTGACTGTCAACAAACTAGAAAGCCGTAATAATACCGAAATTATAGCAGAAGAAGTAGCTATTTTAAAAGAAATGTTGGAAGAAAGCACTCGTCAAATGATTGGCGATGAGGCCTTTTATAATATTCAAAAAATCCTTGTTTTATCCGAAAACCAAGATTACACAGCCTTAGAATCTTATATTTCTGAGCTTACTAATGATGAGATGGTTATCATTTCACGCTATTTTTCATTGTTACCTCTTTTGATCAATATTTCAGAGGATGTGGATTTAGCTTATGAAATTAACCTTCAAAATAATACTAATGTCTCTTATTTAGGAAAGTTGGCTTCAACCATTGAAGAAGTTTCTAAAAAAGAAGATGCTCAGTCCATTTTGGAAAATGTTAATGTGGTACCTGTGCTTACAGCTCATCCAACTCAGGTTCAGCGTAAAACTGTTCTTGAATTAACCAATAAAATTCACGATTTGTTACGCAAGTATCGTGATGTTAAAACAGGAATTGCAAACAGGGATAAATGGTTACAAGAATTGCGTCGATATGTTGATATTATCATGCAGACTGACATCATCCGTGAAAAAAAACTCAAAGTCAAAAATGAAATTACAAATGTCATGGAGTATTACAATGCTTCGTTAATTGACGCCGTTACCAAATTAACAAGTGAATACAAAGCCTTAGCCCAAGCAAAAGGGCTTGATTTGCAAAATCCTAAACCCATTACAATGGGCATGTGGATAGGTGGTGACCGTGATGGAAATCCTTTTGTCACTGCTGAAACCTTGAGACTTTCGGCTAAGATTCAAAGTGAGGTGATTATCACTTACTATATTGAAAAGTTATCCCATCTCTATAGAAGTTTCTCACTGTCAAACACTTTAACAAAGGTTAGTGCAGAAGTTGAACAATTAGCTAAGTTATCACAGGACCAATCTATCTACCGTGAAAATGAACCTTATAGGAAGGCTTTTCATTACATTCAATCACGTATGGTGGAAACCCTAAATGCCCTAGCACCTAATAGCAATAAAAAAAGAGAAAACACAGGTCTTCAGGTACCTGCCTACCAAAAAGCGGAAGAATTTAAGGCTGATTTAGTAACCATTTGTGATTCATTGCAAGCAAATGGTGATGGTTTTTTGATTAAAGGGGATCTCCAAAATCTTATTCAAGCACTTGATGTTTTTGGGTTTTACCTTGCAAGTATTGATTTGCGTCAAGACTCAAGTATCCAGGAAGCTTGTGTTGCAGAGCTATTAAAGGCTGCCAACATTGTGGATGATTATAGCTCGCTAAGTGAAACAAAAAAATGTCAAATCCTTCTAAAAGAATTAATGGATGACCCGAGAACTTTATCATCGACAACTGTTCCAAAGTCAGAGCTTCTTGAAAAAGAATTAGCTATCTATCATGCTGCTTGTGAGATGAAAGATTTACTGGGTGAGGAAGTTATTAAGCAACATATCATTTCACATACTGAAAGTGTCTCAGATATGTTTGAACTTGCCATCATGCTTAAAGAAGCTGGTCTTGTTGATAAGGATAAGGCCCGTGTTCAAATTGTTCCTCTTTTTGAAACCATTGAAGACTTGGAAAATTCAACTGCTATTATGACCGAATTTTTAAGTTATGATATTGTAAAAAAATGGATTGCTTCAAAAGATAACTACCAAGAAATCATGCTAGGTTATTCTGATAGCAATAAAGATGGAGGCTATTTAGCTTCAGGATGGACGCTCTATAAAGCTCAAAATGAACTAACTGAAATTGGTCAGAAAAATGCCATTAAAATTACCTTCTTCCATGGGCGTGGAGGAACAGTTGGCCGAGGTGGTGGGCCTTCTTATGATGCGATTACCTCGCAACCTTTTGGTTCCATCAAAGATCGCATTCGTTTGACTGAACAAGGGGAAATCATTGAAAATAAATATGGCAATAAAGATGTAGCCTACTATAATTTAGAAATGCTTATTTCAGCATCTATCAATCGAATGGTTAGTCGTATGTTGACAAATCCAGATGAAATAGCTGGTTTTAGAGGCATTATGGATGAGATTGTCGAAGATAGTAATCTTATTTACCGTTCATTGGTTTTTGAAAACCCACATTTTTATGATTACTTCTTTGAAGCGAGTCCAATCAAAGAGGTTTCTAGTTTAAATATTGGCTCTAGGCCTGCAGCACGAAAAACCATCACAGAGATTTCTGGATTACGTGCCATTCCCTGGGTATTTTCATGGTCTCAAAATCGGATCATGTTGCCAGGATGGTATGGCGTAGGGTCTGCCTTCAAACACTTTATTGATAAGGAAGAAGGAAACCTTGCCAAACTCCAACACATGTATAAAACCTGGCCATTTTTCCATTCGCTTCTTTCGAATGTTGATATGGTATTGTCAAAATCCAACATGAATATTGCCTTTCAATATGCTCAGTTAGCTGAAAATGAAGAAGTTAGAGCTGTTTTCCATCCCATTTTGGACGAATGGCAATTGACCAAAGATATTATTTTGGCAATTGAGGAACACCAAGAATTACTGGAAGATAATCCTTCCTTAAAACATAGTTTGGATTTCAGGCTTCCATATTTCAATGTCTTAAATTATATTCAAATTGAATTGATTAAGCGATTGCGTCACAATGAATTGGACGAAGATTATGAAAAATTAATTCATATCACTATTAATGGGATTGCTACAGGATTGCGTAATTCCGGTTAA
- a CDS encoding DUF4430 domain-containing protein has protein sequence MKRFFKLLTLSSFSFLLMACAADQTKTDSKESKAEHQVQLIVKEDTNTIDEKVSFKEGETVMDVLKANYKVKEKDGFITEIDGHKQDPKEQKYWLFKVNDKMAAKAANQLKVKKNDKIEFYIEKMK, from the coding sequence ATGAAAAGATTTTTTAAACTGTTAACCTTGTCAAGTTTTTCATTTTTACTAATGGCTTGCGCAGCTGATCAAACCAAAACTGACAGTAAAGAAAGTAAAGCAGAACATCAGGTGCAATTGATTGTCAAAGAAGATACTAATACCATTGACGAGAAAGTTTCTTTTAAAGAAGGAGAGACGGTTATGGATGTCTTAAAAGCCAATTATAAGGTTAAAGAAAAAGACGGCTTTATTACAGAAATAGATGGCCATAAACAGGACCCCAAAGAACAAAAATATTGGCTTTTCAAAGTTAATGACAAAATGGCGGCAAAAGCGGCCAATCAATTAAAAGTGAAAAAGAATGATAAAATTGAATTTTACATTGAAAAAATGAAATAA
- a CDS encoding YccF domain-containing protein codes for MRVIGNIIWFLFSGFWAWLVWTLIGLVFCLTIIGFPLGVQFFKIANFGLFPFGKEIHIGQSNASLLLNILWILFLGWQLAVMHLASAALLAFSIIGIPFAIQSLKMVKISLFPFGAKIRFT; via the coding sequence ATGAGAGTTATCGGAAATATTATTTGGTTTTTGTTTTCAGGATTCTGGGCTTGGTTGGTTTGGACTTTGATTGGTTTAGTCTTTTGCCTAACAATTATTGGATTTCCTTTGGGAGTTCAATTTTTTAAAATCGCTAATTTTGGGCTTTTCCCCTTTGGTAAAGAGATTCACATTGGACAATCAAATGCTAGCTTATTATTAAACATTTTATGGATTCTATTTTTAGGATGGCAATTAGCTGTGATGCATTTAGCATCTGCCGCTTTACTTGCTTTTTCAATTATTGGGATTCCATTTGCAATCCAATCTCTTAAAATGGTTAAGATTAGCCTTTTTCCTTTTGGTGCTAAAATCAGATTTACCTAA
- the pepF gene encoding oligoendopeptidase F, producing MSLKKRSEFPENELWDLTALYKDREDFLLAIEKALADVFAFQKNYDGHLNTVEDFDRALREIEHIYIQLSHISTYAFMPQTTDFSNQEFAEIAQAGDDCMTKASVALSFFDTALANADVNILDALEKESYYSATIRQAKLQKKYLLAPEVEKCLTNLREVLNTPYDIYTKMRAGDFAMEDFEVEGKTYANSFVSYENFYQNHENAEIREKAFRSFSKGLRAHQNAAAAAYLAKVKSEKLIADMRGYDTVFDYLLAEQEVDRSMFDRQIDLIMTEFGPVAQKFLRHVAEVNGLEKMTFADWKLDIDNELNPEVSIDDAYDLVMKSLAPLGKEYLQEVERYQTERWVDFAANANKDSGGYAADPYKVHPYVLMSWTGRMSDVYTLIHEIGHSGQFIFSDNNQSYFNTHMSTYYVEAPSTFNELLLSDYLENAFDDPRQKRFALAHRLTDTYFHNFITHLLEAAFQRKVYQLIEDGGTFGAEQLNSLMKTVLQEFWGDAVEIDDDAALTWMRQAHYYMGLYSYTYSAGLVLSTAGYLNLKNNDEGASEWLEFLKSGGSKTPLDTAMLINADISTDKPLRDTITFLSDTVDQIIAYTEDLKQ from the coding sequence ATGTCACTCAAAAAACGTTCTGAATTTCCAGAAAATGAACTTTGGGATTTAACTGCCCTTTATAAGGATAGAGAAGACTTTCTTTTAGCTATTGAAAAAGCCCTTGCAGATGTCTTTGCATTCCAGAAGAATTATGATGGTCACTTAAACACGGTTGAAGATTTCGACCGTGCCTTAAGGGAAATTGAACACATCTATATCCAATTAAGTCATATTAGCACATATGCTTTTATGCCACAAACAACTGACTTCTCAAATCAAGAATTTGCTGAGATTGCACAAGCTGGTGACGATTGCATGACCAAAGCCAGCGTAGCCTTAAGTTTCTTTGATACTGCACTAGCAAATGCTGATGTAAACATTTTGGATGCTCTGGAAAAAGAAAGTTATTACAGTGCAACTATTCGCCAAGCAAAACTCCAAAAAAAATACCTATTAGCGCCTGAAGTCGAAAAATGTCTCACCAATTTACGTGAAGTCCTTAATACGCCTTATGACATCTACACAAAAATGCGGGCTGGTGATTTTGCTATGGAAGACTTTGAAGTTGAAGGTAAAACATACGCCAATAGTTTTGTCAGTTACGAAAATTTCTACCAAAACCACGAAAACGCTGAAATCCGTGAAAAAGCATTCCGTTCCTTCTCCAAAGGCTTACGTGCTCATCAAAACGCTGCAGCTGCAGCCTATCTTGCTAAAGTCAAATCTGAAAAATTAATTGCAGATATGCGTGGTTATGATACTGTCTTTGACTATCTATTAGCGGAGCAAGAAGTTGATCGTAGCATGTTTGACAGGCAAATCGATTTAATCATGACGGAGTTTGGCCCAGTTGCTCAAAAATTCCTAAGACATGTGGCTGAGGTAAATGGCCTTGAGAAAATGACATTTGCAGACTGGAAGCTTGATATTGATAATGAATTGAATCCTGAAGTATCAATTGATGATGCATACGATTTAGTCATGAAATCACTTGCTCCACTTGGAAAAGAATACCTTCAAGAAGTTGAGCGTTACCAAACAGAACGTTGGGTAGACTTTGCTGCTAACGCCAATAAAGATTCTGGTGGTTATGCCGCCGACCCATATAAGGTTCATCCTTATGTTCTCATGAGTTGGACTGGTCGCATGTCAGATGTTTACACTTTAATTCATGAAATTGGGCACTCTGGCCAATTTATCTTCTCTGATAATAACCAATCTTACTTCAACACTCATATGTCAACCTATTATGTTGAAGCCCCATCAACCTTTAATGAATTATTGCTAAGTGATTATTTGGAAAATGCTTTTGATGACCCTCGTCAAAAACGTTTTGCCCTTGCTCATCGCTTAACAGATACTTACTTCCACAACTTTATCACTCATCTATTAGAAGCTGCTTTCCAAAGAAAGGTTTACCAATTAATTGAAGATGGGGGCACTTTTGGTGCCGAACAACTAAACAGCCTGATGAAAACTGTCCTTCAAGAATTCTGGGGAGATGCTGTTGAGATTGATGACGACGCTGCACTCACTTGGATGCGTCAAGCACACTACTATATGGGCTTATACAGTTATACTTATTCTGCCGGATTGGTTCTTTCTACTGCTGGTTATTTAAACCTTAAAAATAATGATGAGGGGGCAAGTGAATGGCTTGAATTCCTCAAATCTGGTGGCAGCAAAACACCGCTTGACACTGCTATGTTAATCAATGCTGACATTTCAACTGATAAACCACTTCGCGATACCATAACATTCCTAAGCGACACTGTTGATCAAATCATTGCTTATACAGAAGACCTCAAGCAATAA
- the thiT gene encoding energy-coupled thiamine transporter ThiT, producing MSKNTNLNYLVEAAIFASLAMCLSLIPDFFSWFSPSFGAIPLVLFSLRRGLKYGLLAGFIWGLLHFTLGKVYYLSLSQVFIEYILAFLSMGIAGLFSSHLSNAIAHKNKKAAVLLASFAAILAVFTRYIWHFIAGVIFWGSYAPKGMSAIWYSFTVNGSAGILTLIIVLIAIYSIISLHETFFSPKN from the coding sequence ATGTCGAAAAATACTAATCTTAACTATTTAGTTGAAGCTGCCATTTTTGCTTCCTTAGCCATGTGCTTATCTTTAATACCTGACTTCTTCAGTTGGTTTAGTCCATCATTTGGAGCTATTCCACTGGTTTTATTCTCACTTCGTCGCGGCCTTAAATATGGTTTATTAGCTGGTTTTATATGGGGCTTGCTTCATTTCACTTTGGGCAAAGTTTACTACCTAAGCCTATCACAAGTTTTTATCGAGTATATTTTGGCCTTTCTTTCTATGGGTATAGCTGGTCTCTTTTCTAGTCACTTGTCTAATGCTATTGCTCATAAAAATAAAAAAGCAGCTGTTTTATTAGCTTCATTTGCTGCTATTTTAGCAGTCTTTACCCGTTATATCTGGCACTTTATTGCCGGAGTGATTTTCTGGGGTTCTTACGCTCCTAAAGGCATGTCAGCTATTTGGTATTCCTTTACCGTTAATGGGTCCGCAGGCATCCTAACACTTATTATTGTGCTTATTGCTATTTATAGCATCATAAGCCTTCACGAAACCTTTTTCTCCCCTAAAAATTAA
- a CDS encoding IS256 family transposase, with the protein MTQFTTELLNFLAQKQDIDEFFRSSLEIAMNDLLQVELSAFLGYEPYKKEGYNTGNSRNGTYSRQFETKYGLVNLIIPRDRNGEFSPVLLPSYARRDDHLEEMVIKLYQTGVTTREISDIIERMYGHHYSPATVSNITKVTQESVTAFHERSFQTNYSVLYLDGTYLPLRRGTVSKECIHIALGITPEGYKSVLGYEIAPNENNVSWSDLLKRLQNQGLKQVSLVVTDGLNGVDQIIQQAYPMAKQQRCLVHIGRNISSKVKRVDRAPILNQFKQIYRATNLQEAIKLLEQFVSEWKPRYKKVMTSLETTENLLTFYQFPHHIWSSIYSTNLIESLNKEIKRQSKKRVVFPNEEALERCLVSIFEDYNIKFGARIHKGFGVCFDTLDSLFD; encoded by the coding sequence ATGACTCAGTTTACCACAGAATTACTTAACTTCCTAGCGCAAAAACAAGATATTGATGAATTCTTTCGATCCTCTTTAGAAATAGCTATGAATGATCTCTTGCAGGTTGAACTATCAGCTTTCCTTGGATATGAGCCATATAAAAAAGAAGGTTACAATACAGGTAATAGCCGTAATGGGACCTACTCTCGACAGTTTGAAACGAAGTATGGCTTAGTCAATTTAATCATTCCAAGAGATCGAAACGGCGAGTTTTCACCAGTTTTATTACCATCTTATGCTAGACGAGATGACCACTTGGAAGAGATGGTGATTAAACTCTATCAAACTGGCGTTACGACACGCGAAATCAGTGACATTATTGAGCGCATGTATGGTCACCACTACAGTCCAGCAACGGTGTCAAATATCACAAAAGTGACTCAAGAAAGTGTCACTGCCTTTCATGAGCGTTCCTTTCAAACTAACTACTCAGTCTTGTATCTAGACGGAACTTACTTACCCTTGCGACGAGGTACGGTCAGTAAAGAATGTATTCACATTGCACTTGGTATCACGCCTGAAGGGTATAAATCAGTTCTTGGCTATGAGATTGCCCCTAATGAAAATAATGTCTCTTGGTCAGATCTTCTTAAGAGGCTACAAAATCAAGGACTTAAGCAAGTTTCTCTAGTTGTTACAGACGGGCTTAACGGTGTGGATCAAATCATCCAACAAGCCTATCCAATGGCTAAACAGCAACGGTGTCTGGTTCACATTGGTCGCAATATCTCCAGTAAGGTCAAACGAGTAGATAGGGCACCTATTCTAAATCAGTTCAAGCAGATTTATCGTGCCACAAATTTACAGGAGGCTATTAAATTATTGGAACAATTTGTTTCTGAGTGGAAACCTCGTTACAAAAAGGTTATGACATCACTTGAAACAACTGAAAATCTCCTAACTTTCTATCAATTTCCACATCACATTTGGTCTAGTATTTACTCTACAAACTTGATTGAATCACTCAATAAAGAAATCAAGCGACAAAGCAAGAAGAGGGTGGTTTTTCCAAATGAAGAAGCCTTAGAACGATGCCTTGTAAGTATTTTCGAAGACTATAACATTAAGTTCGGAGCTCGTATTCATAAAGGATTCGGAGTATGTTTTGACACACTTGATAGCTTATTTGACTAA
- a CDS encoding glycoside hydrolase family 25 protein, with protein MRRRIKPIVVLVFFIVFALLLIIGKTHSDNLKEKELRTAKSNIPIVSSTPDKVSSTTSETEEFILNPIIDVSGWQLPSEIDYDTLSKNISGAVVRVFGGSQITARNNAAYTTGIDKSFKKHIEEFQKRDVPVAVYSYALGSSSKEMRAEARAFYKSASPYNPTYYWIDVEEATMKDMNKGVKAFREELEKLGAENVGLYIGTYFMAEQEISTKGFDAIWIPTYGSDSGYYEAAPNTDIDYDLHQYTSKGYVQGFDKPLDLNQIAVNKDTRKTYEKLFGKIKDK; from the coding sequence ATGAGAAGAAGAATAAAGCCTATAGTGGTTCTTGTCTTCTTTATCGTGTTTGCACTATTATTAATTATTGGAAAAACCCATTCAGACAATCTTAAGGAAAAGGAATTGCGCACTGCAAAATCAAACATTCCAATAGTTTCTAGCACTCCAGATAAAGTAAGCTCCACCACATCAGAAACGGAAGAATTTATCTTAAATCCAATTATTGACGTCTCCGGATGGCAATTGCCTAGCGAAATTGACTACGACACTCTTTCAAAAAATATCTCTGGCGCCGTAGTTCGTGTATTTGGAGGCTCACAAATTACAGCACGCAACAATGCAGCTTACACAACTGGAATTGATAAATCTTTCAAAAAGCACATTGAAGAATTTCAAAAACGAGATGTTCCCGTTGCTGTTTATAGTTATGCATTAGGATCAAGCAGTAAAGAAATGCGAGCTGAAGCCCGTGCCTTTTATAAAAGTGCTTCACCATACAACCCAACCTACTACTGGATTGATGTTGAAGAAGCTACCATGAAGGATATGAATAAAGGGGTTAAAGCTTTCCGCGAAGAATTAGAAAAACTTGGTGCTGAAAATGTTGGTCTCTACATTGGGACTTATTTCATGGCAGAACAAGAAATTTCAACCAAGGGCTTTGACGCCATTTGGATTCCGACTTACGGAAGCGACTCTGGCTATTATGAAGCTGCACCAAATACCGATATTGACTATGATTTGCATCAGTACACCTCAAAAGGGTATGTACAAGGTTTTGATAAACCTCTTGATTTAAATCAAATTGCCGTTAACAAAGACACGCGAAAAACTTATGAAAAGCTTTTCGGAAAAATCAAAGACAAATAA
- a CDS encoding YbaK/EbsC family protein, with protein sequence MAKKEKLKKTLVEQILDKAKISYDSLAINALTGQLPDAIDRGDIYKTLALVGDKTGPIIGIIPITEHLSEKKLAKASANKKVSMIAQKDLQKTTGYVHGANNPVGIRQKHNFPIFIDQSALEKGSLIVSAGELGRSIRVNASELAAFVAAVFADIKE encoded by the coding sequence ATGGCTAAAAAAGAAAAGCTTAAAAAAACATTAGTCGAACAAATCCTAGACAAGGCAAAGATTTCTTATGACAGTCTTGCTATTAATGCATTGACAGGGCAATTGCCTGATGCCATTGATAGGGGTGATATCTACAAAACCTTGGCTTTAGTTGGAGATAAAACTGGTCCTATAATCGGTATTATTCCCATAACTGAGCATTTATCTGAGAAAAAACTGGCTAAAGCATCTGCTAACAAAAAAGTTAGCATGATTGCTCAAAAAGACTTGCAAAAAACAACCGGCTATGTGCATGGGGCTAATAATCCTGTCGGTATTCGACAAAAACACAACTTTCCAATTTTCATTGATCAATCGGCACTTGAAAAAGGAAGTCTTATAGTATCTGCTGGTGAACTTGGGCGCTCAATTAGAGTCAATGCAAGCGAATTAGCAGCGTTTGTTGCAGCAGTATTTGCTGATATTAAGGAGTAA
- a CDS encoding RNA polymerase sigma factor, which produces MEVEEIKLDAYEEELVAYAKEISHYLQKSGANQQEAKDIAQDVLLKMLESDFLLPQEKMRSWMYRVALRKYIDYYRRKKRYQDIVATEFLSNQIQYDQTCDYDNLYQALEELPQNYRLVIDLYYFNDFSVKEIASILEVSQSKVKIDLWRGRKKMKELLERDGIKHDPIK; this is translated from the coding sequence ATGGAGGTGGAAGAAATCAAACTTGATGCCTATGAAGAAGAGCTAGTAGCTTATGCGAAAGAAATTTCTCATTATTTACAAAAATCTGGAGCAAATCAACAAGAAGCCAAAGATATTGCGCAAGATGTGCTTTTAAAAATGCTTGAGAGTGATTTTCTTCTACCTCAAGAAAAAATGCGGTCATGGATGTACCGTGTTGCACTCAGAAAGTATATTGATTATTACAGGCGCAAAAAAAGATATCAGGATATTGTAGCAACTGAGTTTTTAAGCAATCAAATACAGTATGATCAGACCTGTGATTATGACAACCTCTATCAGGCATTAGAAGAATTACCACAAAACTATAGGTTAGTTATTGATTTATATTATTTTAATGATTTTTCAGTTAAGGAAATTGCTAGCATTTTAGAGGTTAGCCAAAGTAAAGTCAAAATTGATTTATGGCGTGGCCGTAAAAAAATGAAGGAACTTTTAGAAAGAGATGGAATTAAACATGATCCTATCAAATGA
- the ftsW gene encoding cell division peptidoglycan polymerase FtsW, with product MTIDKRHLLNYSILLPYLILSVIGLIMVYSTTSATLIQFHLNPFRSVLNQGVFWILSLISITFMYKVKLNFLNNTKILTLVMLMEAFLLLVARFFTQEVNGAHGWIIIGPISFQPAEYLKIIMVWYLAATFSRRQEEIFKYDYQALTRRLWWPRQTSDLKDWRVYSLFLIMLVAAQPDLGNAAIIVLTSILLFSVSGIGYRWFSALLTTIFLASVTFLGSIAVIGVEKVAKIPVFGYVAKRFSAFFNPFHDLTDSGHQLAHSYYAMSNGGWFGLGLGNSIEKRGYLPEAQTDFVFSIVIEELGLIGAGFILALVFFLILRIMNVGIKAKKPFNAMMALGVGGMMLMQVFVNIGGISGLIPSTGVTFPFLSQGGNSLLVLSVAIGFVLNIDANEKREDILKEAELSYRKTVREEPINDKIVSINQFQ from the coding sequence ATGACAATTGACAAAAGGCACCTTTTAAATTATTCCATCTTATTGCCTTACCTGATTTTATCAGTTATTGGCCTTATAATGGTTTATTCAACAACAAGTGCGACACTCATTCAGTTCCATTTAAATCCATTCAGATCAGTTCTCAATCAGGGAGTTTTTTGGATTTTGAGTTTGATTTCTATTACGTTTATGTATAAAGTAAAACTGAATTTTTTAAATAACACAAAAATTCTAACTTTAGTTATGTTGATGGAAGCTTTTCTATTATTAGTCGCCCGTTTCTTTACTCAGGAAGTTAATGGTGCACATGGTTGGATTATCATTGGACCGATTAGTTTTCAACCTGCAGAATACCTTAAAATTATCATGGTGTGGTATTTGGCAGCAACTTTTTCACGCAGACAAGAAGAAATATTTAAGTACGATTATCAAGCCTTAACTAGACGTTTATGGTGGCCAAGGCAAACAAGTGACTTAAAGGATTGGCGTGTTTATTCATTATTTTTAATTATGCTTGTAGCAGCCCAACCTGATTTGGGAAATGCTGCCATTATTGTTTTGACCTCTATTTTATTATTCTCAGTTAGCGGCATTGGCTATAGGTGGTTTTCAGCTTTATTAACAACAATATTTTTAGCTTCAGTCACCTTTCTTGGAAGCATTGCTGTTATTGGTGTTGAAAAAGTGGCAAAAATTCCTGTTTTTGGCTATGTTGCTAAACGCTTTAGTGCTTTTTTCAATCCCTTTCATGACTTAACAGACTCAGGACACCAGCTAGCTCATTCTTATTACGCTATGAGTAATGGTGGTTGGTTTGGGCTTGGTCTTGGAAACTCAATTGAAAAAAGAGGGTATTTACCAGAAGCTCAAACTGATTTTGTTTTCTCAATTGTTATTGAAGAGCTTGGTTTAATAGGGGCTGGTTTCATTTTAGCTTTAGTCTTCTTTTTGATTCTCAGAATTATGAATGTTGGTATTAAAGCTAAAAAGCCATTTAATGCCATGATGGCTTTAGGTGTTGGTGGCATGATGTTAATGCAGGTTTTTGTTAACATTGGTGGTATTTCAGGCTTGATTCCATCAACAGGTGTAACCTTCCCTTTCTTATCACAAGGTGGAAATAGTTTGCTCGTTTTATCTGTTGCTATTGGCTTTGTGTTAAATATTGATGCCAATGAAAAACGTGAGGATATCCTGAAAGAAGCAGAGTTATCCTATCGCAAAACAGTGCGTGAAGAACCAATCAATGACAAAATCGTCAGCATTAATCAATTTCAATAG